From the Burkholderia mayonis genome, one window contains:
- a CDS encoding acyl-CoA dehydrogenase family protein: MDTIPTSRRFPDRKENRRASPDGEAAEHGENALDGSVPDHQAIVAKAVDVASVLSEEAHVSDKQRRLTDRTVAAVTDAGLMRLFSPRRQGGHEARPSTLFDVCVELGHGCCSAAWVTSVLNMGNYMAAHFSERAQDEVWDGNKDTRTALIIAPSRAAVERVDGGVVVSGEWGYASGSLHAEWIAALIPKGVDRDDDTTNLVLMRADEVEIRDTWHITGMRGTGSNTVVANRLFIPRHRVTPYAPIVTGESRPPSARHPLYSGSYSGLLSLGLLGPQLGAIETALRLVREQAHERRVASSTFRSQAISPAFQTDIAEAALMIDGAKLHARRIVETVEEHALAGALPDELTRSRFRMESTRVTRLCREAIDRLITAYGSAAFFETNPLQLIWRDLHVASRHAGFGMGIPQLVYGRALVGLDPREISYLV, encoded by the coding sequence GTGGACACGATACCGACATCCCGGCGCTTTCCCGATCGTAAAGAGAACCGACGAGCATCGCCTGACGGGGAGGCGGCCGAACACGGAGAGAACGCGCTCGACGGCTCCGTTCCGGACCATCAAGCAATCGTCGCCAAAGCGGTCGACGTTGCAAGCGTTCTTTCCGAAGAGGCGCATGTGTCGGACAAGCAGCGGCGCCTGACCGACCGGACCGTCGCCGCCGTCACCGACGCGGGCCTGATGAGGCTGTTCTCTCCGCGACGGCAGGGGGGCCACGAAGCTCGCCCGAGCACGCTGTTCGACGTGTGCGTCGAGCTCGGACACGGCTGCTGTTCCGCAGCGTGGGTCACGAGCGTGCTCAACATGGGCAACTACATGGCCGCCCATTTCTCGGAGCGCGCGCAGGACGAAGTGTGGGACGGTAACAAGGACACGCGCACGGCACTCATCATCGCGCCTTCGAGAGCCGCCGTCGAACGCGTCGACGGCGGTGTCGTCGTAAGCGGCGAATGGGGCTACGCGTCCGGCAGCCTGCATGCCGAATGGATCGCGGCATTGATACCGAAAGGCGTCGACCGCGACGACGACACGACGAACCTCGTTCTCATGCGTGCCGACGAAGTCGAAATCCGCGACACCTGGCACATCACGGGCATGCGCGGAACCGGCAGCAACACCGTCGTCGCGAACCGGCTGTTCATCCCGCGCCATCGCGTAACCCCCTACGCGCCGATCGTGACTGGCGAATCGCGTCCTCCGTCGGCGCGGCATCCGCTCTACAGCGGCAGTTACTCGGGGCTGCTGTCGCTCGGCCTGCTGGGCCCGCAACTCGGCGCAATCGAAACCGCGCTGCGCCTCGTGCGCGAGCAAGCGCACGAGCGCCGTGTCGCATCATCCACGTTCCGGAGCCAGGCCATCTCACCCGCTTTCCAGACGGACATCGCCGAAGCTGCGCTGATGATCGACGGCGCGAAGCTGCATGCCCGCCGGATCGTCGAGACCGTCGAAGAACACGCATTGGCGGGCGCCTTGCCCGACGAACTGACCCGCTCACGGTTCCGAATGGAATCCACCCGTGTGACGCGCCTGTGCCGGGAAGCCATTGACCGCCTTATCACCGCCTACGGAAGCGCAGCCTTCTTCGAAACGAACCCGTTGCAACTGATCTGGCGCGACCTCCACGTCGCGAGCCGGCACGCAGGCTTCGGAATGGGCATTCCCCAGCTTGTCTACGGTCGAGCGCTCGTCGGTCTCGACCCGCGCGAAATCAGCTATCTCGTTTGA
- a CDS encoding PhzA/PhzB family protein has translation MSDIETLVSPSSNHDAIRQRNRKIVEQYMHTRGEARLKRHLLFTEDGVGGLWTTDNGQPIVIRGRDRLAAHAVWSLQCFPDWAWTDIQIFDTQDPNWFWVECRGEGAICFPGYPQGHYTNHFIHSFRFENGLIKEQREFMNPCEQFRSLGIEVPVVRRDGLPS, from the coding sequence ATGTCAGACATCGAAACCCTCGTCAGTCCGTCGTCGAACCATGACGCGATCCGGCAGCGCAATCGGAAAATCGTCGAGCAGTACATGCACACACGCGGCGAAGCGCGGCTGAAGCGCCATCTGTTGTTTACCGAAGACGGCGTCGGCGGTCTCTGGACCACCGACAACGGCCAGCCCATCGTCATTCGCGGCCGCGACCGCTTGGCCGCGCACGCCGTGTGGTCGCTGCAATGCTTCCCCGATTGGGCATGGACCGACATCCAGATCTTCGATACCCAGGATCCGAACTGGTTTTGGGTCGAGTGCCGTGGAGAAGGCGCAATCTGCTTCCCCGGCTACCCCCAAGGACACTACACCAATCACTTCATCCACTCCTTCCGGTTCGAGAACGGACTGATCAAGGAGCAGCGCGAATTCATGAACCCCTGCGAACAATTCCGTTCGCTTGGCATCGAGGTTCCTGTCGTTCGCCGGGATGGTCTCCCGAGCTGA
- a CDS encoding isochorismatase family protein — protein MAGIPTIHQYDLPDSNRLPGNTVSWRIDPSRALLLIHDMQNYFLSPFPPTMRETLTANVASLRSRCRQAGIPVAYTAHPGRMTDEERGLLRDFWGPGMETKPADRDVAAAVGPSPGDWIFTKWRYSAFFRTGLRERMRENGRDQLMLCGVYAHIGVLMSAVDAFTNDIQPFFFADGVADFSESHHHQALTYVAQRCGKVLTTKEALS, from the coding sequence ATGGCTGGCATTCCTACGATTCATCAATACGATCTACCTGACTCAAACAGACTGCCCGGCAATACTGTGTCATGGCGCATCGATCCGTCGCGCGCATTACTGCTGATCCATGACATGCAGAACTATTTCCTTTCCCCGTTTCCGCCGACGATGCGGGAGACGCTGACGGCCAACGTCGCATCGCTGCGCTCACGATGCCGGCAAGCCGGCATCCCGGTCGCCTATACAGCCCACCCGGGCCGCATGACCGACGAGGAGCGCGGCCTGCTGCGCGATTTCTGGGGACCGGGCATGGAGACCAAACCTGCCGACCGGGACGTCGCCGCCGCTGTCGGCCCGTCTCCCGGCGACTGGATATTCACCAAGTGGCGCTACAGCGCTTTCTTCCGTACCGGCTTGCGTGAGCGGATGCGCGAAAACGGCCGCGATCAGCTGATGCTCTGCGGCGTGTATGCGCACATCGGCGTGCTCATGTCGGCGGTCGACGCTTTCACGAACGACATCCAGCCGTTCTTCTTCGCCGACGGCGTGGCGGACTTCTCCGAAAGCCATCACCACCAAGCCTTGACGTACGTAGCCCAGCGCTGCGGCAAGGTCCTAACGACAAAGGAGGCACTTTCATGA